One window from the genome of Garra rufa chromosome 1, GarRuf1.0, whole genome shotgun sequence encodes:
- the LOC141344372 gene encoding C-signal-like, translated as MAAVKACNILITGANRGLGLEMVKQFSENACPKQHIFATCRDPDGPKSEALRQLAKKHPSVITIIRLDADDPSSIKESAKNVGSLLGNNGLNLLVNNAAIVARGTILTSSIEDMKNNFNTNVIGPLLIIREYLPYLQKAAKASGTPGMSCNKAAVINISTVAGSMTRMPSIYSFFPTLPYGVSKAGFNMLTVLASEELKADEILCMALHPGWVKTELGGDEAPLEPKESVEGMLRVIGSLTEKQHGGFLDYTGETVTW; from the exons ATGGCAGCAGTGAAAGCATGCAATATCTTGATCACCGGAGCCAACCGAGGCTTGGGCTTAGAAATGGTTAAGCAGTTCTCTGAGAACGCTTGTCCTAAACAGCATATTTTTGCTACATGTCGTGACCCAGATGGACCCAAGTCTGAG GCATTGAGACAACTGGCAAAAAAGCATCCAAGTGTGATCACTATCATACGTCTTG ATGCTGATGATCCATCTAGTATCAAAGAGTCTGCCAAGAATGTGGGATCTCTACTGGGAAACAACGGTTTAAACCTACTTGTGAATAATGCTGCAATCGTAGCAAGAGGCACAATTCTAACCAGCAGCATTgaggacatgaaaaacaacttcAACACCAATGTGATAGGACCCTTATTAATCATTAGG GAGTACCTACCATACCTACAAAAGGCAGCAAAAGCAAGCGGGACACCAGGCATGTCCTGTAACAAAGCAGCTGTAATCAATATCTCCACTGTGGCTGGATCCATGACCAGAATGCCTTCCATATACAGCTTTTTCCCGACATTGCCATATGGAGTGAGCAAG GCAGGTTTTAACATGCTGACTGTGTTGGCTTCTGAAGAGTTAAAGGCGGATGAGATCCTCTGCATGGCCCTTCACCCAGGATGGGTGAAAACTGAACTGGGTGGAGACGAG GCACCACTTGAACCAAAAGAAAGTGTGGAGGGGATGCTGCGTGTCATTGGCAGTCTTACTGAAAAGCAACATGGTGGATTCTTGGACTACACTGGAGAAACAGTGACCTGGTAA